The segment TGGCTTCAAATCGGGAGGCTTTTTCGACGGCACCGGCGATGTCTATTACAAGCCGGAAAAGCTGGAGGCGATCGAGGCGGGAGTTAAGGGCAGTTTTCTCGAGAAACGACTGGCAGTGGGTGTATCCGCCTTTCTCTACAACTACCGCGATTACCAGGTATCCAACGTGGAACAGAATCTCGCAACCGGGCTGATAGGCACCGTGACTCGCAACATCGGCTCGGTCCCGATTCGGGGGTTTGAGGCGTCAGCCACGGTGAAGCTGAGTTTGCGCAGCCGCCTTCGACTCGGTGTTGGACACCTCTCGGGTGAGTTCAAACGTTTCAGAGTTTCGGGAACCGATGCACTTGGACAGGTGATTGATCGCGACCTCTCGGGCAATCGACCGGCCAATGCCCCACGGTGGAGCTGGCAGACGGGTTACGAATATACCCGTCCGTTGGGCAGTTGGGGTTCCTTGATTGTGCAAGGGGAGGCAAGGGGAAACTCAGGTTACTTCATCTCTTACGACAATCATCCGGTGGCGCCGCATCCCCGCAGCACCTGGCAAGCGGGAAGGATTCTGGTCGACGCGACGCTTACAGTGCAGAGCCGGAGTGCACGCTGGCAAGGGAGCGTTTTTGTCAGGAACGCCACAGACCAAGTGGTTATGACCGGAGGGCATGGCAACGCTTCAGGCGATATCGCGGCGATAAACGAATCCCGAACGGTTGGCGGAAAGGTTGCGCTCACGTTTTGAGCACAGGGGCATAAAAAAGGGGCGCAGCCGAAACGGCCGCGCCCCGGAGGAGGACGGGGAAAAATTCAGCTTTTCTTCACCTTCGCGAACTCGTCCTCGATCCAGTCGCCAATGAGGCGTTTCTCAAAACGAAGCTCGTCGTTTCGATCCACGGAGATGGTCTGCATGAAACCCATGTCAGAGAGGTTGCGGTCGCCTTCCTTCACCACTGCTCCCGAAGCGTCGGTGAGACGGAAGGACACCTTTGCGCGAGGCGGATAGAGGTCCTTTACGATTCGCACATCGCGCGCATCAAAACGCCAGGGCTCGAAATCCCCTGCCATATCGAGATCGCGCACGGTAATGGTGAGGACATGGCCGGCGGGAACGCGCTTTGACGCGGTCTGCTCGATAAAACTTTTCACTTCCTCGAGGATGGCGTCGCGATCGCGATCACTGCCCATCGAGGAGGTCTTCACATCCGTGAACTTTTCAGGTTCTTGGAAGACAACATTCACAGGCCCATTTGCCGCGTTCGACGACTCGGCCCGGACCTGGGGTAGGAGCGCCGCGACGAGGGCGGCTAGGAGGGCGATTTTTGTTTTCATGGAATCTGCCGGTTTAGACCGCAAAAAGTATGGCTAGTTCCGACTGCGGTTCAACTGAGAGTTGCGACAGGCGCGTCGGCGCCAATGATTTGCCAGGTACTCTCCGCCTTGGGTTCACATTGCCCCGGCGCATTGCTTGCCCTGTATCTATCGCTCCATGCCCTACGTCCCAGGTCTTCGAAGTCCCTATGCCATGGTCGGTCAGCTTGTGTATCTTGGTCGCATGCTCGACAAGATCCGGCTGCAGTCCGCGGGCAAGCTGCCGCCGGAGTACCAGGCAAACTATGGTGAGGCGAAACCGCTCGTGTTTGACGCTCGGTGCTGTCGCTTCCTCGGCGTACGGCACGAGCACTTGGTTTCGTTGACGGCCCACGGCGCCGTCGACGAAGACATCCTCCGCGAGGTGGAAAGGGTGTCAGGGCCGAAGGATGCCGACGCATGCATGTTCTGGAACCGCTTCATCACCAAGATCGGGTGGCGCGATGACCGCTCGGAGGTACTCGCAACCCGAGTGCGGGAGTCGCGCCTGGAGGGACGCGGGATCGAAACCTTCTTCGACTTGATTGAGGCGGACGAAGGACGCGACCCGCATGGCTCCAAGCCCTGGCTGGCAAAGCCGATCCATACCCTGGTAATCATGGGCGTCGCAGGCTCGGGTAAATCGACCCTCGGCACGGCTTTGGCACGTGTCTTGGGCTGGGACTTTGCGGAGGGGGATTCCTTTCACCCGGTAGAAAACGTGGAGAAGCTCTCCCGCGGAGTCCCGCTGACAGACGAAGATAGGTTGCCGTGGCTCCAGGCGCTCAAGGCCCGCTTGGATTTGCAGGCGTCCTCAGGCCGTAGAACAGTCCTCGCATGTTCCGCTCTGCGGCAAAGCTACCGGGACCTGCTCGCTCCCGACCTGGGCTTCACACGTTTCATTCACCTTCAGGCACGCGAGGAGGTGCTCGCCAGGCGCCTCCAGGACCGCACCGACCACTTCATGCCCCCCTCCCTGTTGCCTAGCCAGCTGGCCACTTTGGAGCCGCCGCAAAGTGCACTGCGGGTGGACTCATCATTGCCGGTGGCCGACTTGTGCGCTTTCATCCGGGACCGTCTCGGGCTCTGAAATGGCAACCAAACGAATTATCTTTATTGTCCTTGCCACCGCTGGCGCCGCCGCCACCGGGTGGGCTTTGTGGCTTCGCAATTCGGCGAAGCCGTGGGCCTTCACCCAGGCTACCGTCGCCGGTCTTTCCGCCCCCGTCGAAGTGGTGCGCGATGCCCGCGGTGTACCCTTGCTTCGGGCCAAGAGCCGACTCGATGCCGTCCGTGCGCTGGGGTTCGCCCATGCCGTTGACCGGCTGTGGCAAATGGACCTGAATCGCAGGGCGGGGCTGGGCGCGCGCGCCGAGCTCCTGGGAGCCGAATTCGCCGAACGAGACCAGGCTGCCCGCCTACTCGGCTTGCCGGAAGCCATCCCCACAATCTGGGAAGGCCTTCCCGCGGACCAACGTGCCCGTCTCGAGGCGTATGCGGACGGGGTTAACGCTGGCATCCAAGCCCTCGGCGGGCGTTCCGCCTTTCACCGGGCTCTGGGTGCCGAGATGCGCCCTTGGCAACCGCAGGACGCATTGCTCGTGGCGCTTGGTCATTTTGTCGATCTTCAGCCGACCTTATGGACCCGCGATGAACGGCTCGGCGCCCTCCGGGACCGCCTCGGCCTCGAATGGGCCGCGTTTTTCTCAAACCCCTTTGGGACATTGGAACTCCCCGGACCAAAGATCCTCAGCCTCGGGAAATCGGGGAGCGACGAGGATTCCCTGCCCGTTCCCCTCGCTGAGGAAGCTGCCGAATGGATCAGACAGGAGCGCCGCACCCACCCTGTCGACGGCCTTCTCTCAGAGATAACCCAAGGCAACGCCTCGTTCCTTGAAACCTCTTGGACGGGCCCGCTGGCCGCACCAAGTCCCTTCTATGCCGCGACCCTCGAATTTTTTGCAAACGACGGCTCACAGCAGCGCGTGACGGGGCTCTCGTGGCCGGGCCTTCCGCTCCTGGTGATCGGCACCAATGGCAAAGTGGCGTGGGGTGTGATTCCCCTGAATGCGGACACCACTGACCTCATACTCCTGCCCAGGTCCGACATCGATCCAGAAGTCCTCTACGTACAGGGCAAAGATATTCTGAAGCTTGAAAGCTCGACCCAAAAGATCCGTGTTCGCGGAGAAGACCCAAGGGAACTCACCGTGCTTCGATCCCAGTGGGGAGCCGTTGTCGGCCGCGGGGAGAAGAAGCAGTATCTCGCTGTTCGCTCGACGGCGACACAGCCGGGCGCAATCAACCTCGCGCTCGCGGAGCTTGAGCTCTCAACTGACACTCACGCCGCTGCTGCCATTGCGGAGTCCAGCGCGCTGAAGCCGATGCGCCTCGCGTTGGCGGACGTCCAGGGTAACACCGTGCAGACCGCCATTGGCCGCGTGCCGGAGCGCGTCGGCTACGATGGCCAGATGCCAGTGTATTTTGCCTACGGTGACAGGCGCTGGGAGAAGCTAGTGCCAGCCCAGCCATACTCGACTCTCGGCGCTTCAGGCGCGATGTGCTCGGTCGGAGGCGAACCCTTTTCCCAGTGGCAGGATCTCTTTGCCCAAGTGATCCAAGGGGCTGCGCCACGGGGCAGGGAGAAGGAGTGGGAGGAGCTGCGCAGCTTGCAGCAATCGAATCACGGAGCCTACCTCCTCGCCGAGGCCTTCGGGCGTCATGCCCGTGCCCGTATCCTCGCCCCGATCCTGCGAAGCCTGCCGCGGCGGTATGAGAACTTTGAATACGGCCCGCTGCCCGTCGACGAGGCGGCACTCCGCATCGTGCGCGACAAGCCGGCTCACCTCCTCGATCCCAGGTATGAGTCTTGGGAGGCGGTCCTTGTAAACGCGGCGATCGACACCTTGGCCGACCTCAGTTTGATCGACAAGGCACTCGACCGGAAGCGTGTGCTGTCGCTCACGAAAGGGATTCCCTTTTGGGCTTCCTGGCCGTTTGCGGGCGCTGCGGCTCCCCTCCCTCCGAAGGCACACATTGGCGTTTTCCCGGACGGCGGATTCGTAGGCGAATCCGTGCGTGCCTTGGCCGGTCCGTCGGGCGCGCTACGCCTCTCGCTCCCTGGGGGACCCGCCGAGCACCCAGCCTCGGCCCATCACGCTTCCTGGCATGCAGCCTGGGCCGATTCCGTCCTGCTAGAGAGCGAGCCGGCCGCAGACGCGCAAGATGCTGTCTTGCTTCAGCCATAATTTTCTACTGGCTGGCAGGCGCAACTTTCCCGCCCCACCCCCGCTCTCCCAAAAATGAAGACGAAGAAGAAGAGCTACTCCGTTTATTTCGCGAGTGAGCTCTTCAGCATGAAGCACCTGATTGGAAACGCCTACCTGGCCGAGGCGATTTATGAACGTTCCCACGGCAAGTTCCTCTGCGTGCTGCCGCAAAACCTGGAACAACGGGGCAATACGGCGAAATCGATCCGCGACCAGGACCTGCGCGCACTCCTCGAGTGCGACCTCGGCCTCTTTAACTACGACGGCACCGAGCTCGACTCCGGCACGGTCGTGGAGTTCATGTTTGCGAAGTTTGCTGACATCCCATCCGTCATTTTGCGCAGTGACTTCCGACACGGTGGCGACCAGCGCGGGGACCCGTGGAACTTGATGAGCAGCTTCTATCCCCGCACCACCACGGTGGTGATAGACAGCCTCGGGCTATACAAGGGACAGATGAAAAAGCGTCGTCGGCCCATTGGAGACGAGGTGGTGAGGCTCGCGAGCCTGCAAAGTTCAGCTGATGCACAGGCCATGGCCGACACAATTGCAGTTGCCTGCGTGCGGGCGTTGGAGCGGGTCCTTGTCACCCGGCCCGTCATGCCAAAACACCTGCAGGAGGACGTGTACCAATGGCTGCCGCTCGCCTGCGGGCTCCGGGGCAAACAGAAGGACCTCCGAAGGGATTTCGAACGCATCCTCGGACGTAAGGTCGGACGCGACCTCCTATAAAAAAGCCCGGCACTCGGCCGGGCTTCAAGGGAAGGTCTCGCGAAAGTGGTTACTTCCAATTAAGCACCAGGCGCGTGAAGTAGGTGGTATCCAGCTTTTCGACGCCAGTCGTCGGTTTGCTGTTGTAGTCGTTGCTCAGGCCAAGACGAATCTTCCAGTCTGCAGCTGCCAAAGGCAGCTCGAGAAACGACTCGTGAGTGGCCCGGTAATTCGCAAAATCCTCAAATGTCGGGACGTAGGACAGTCGGTTCACGAGCGTGCCAAAATCAAACGTAAGCTTGTGATTCAGGCCGAAGTCCAAACCGGCTGACTTCAGGTTGTCGCTTCCGGGCGTCTTGTATCCCTCGTAGCGGAAGGCCAAACCGGCGCGCAGCGTCAGGGTCTGCTTTGGCTTCTTGATGAAGTCATAACCAAAACCTGCCGCCGCAACGTTGAAGAGCTCGATATCTTTCACCCGATCAAAGCCGCCTTCATTGCGCGCGTACCAGCTATACTTGCCCGAGAAATTGTTTTGGTAGTCCACACCCACCTTGAACTGGTCGGCGGACTTGGTCCCGTCCACCACCTGCCTGTCGTAAGCTGAATAGAACTGCAGCGTGTCCTGGGAAGTGGCAAGCGTGGCACGGAAACTCAAAGCGGTTCCCAGTTGCTCCCGGTTGCCGGATTTGCCGCTGATGTCCACGGCCGCCTCATAGGCCCACGTACGCTCAAGAGCGGCCACGGCGGGGTCCTTGCCGCCCGGCGACCAAGTCGCGGCAACTTTGTCGACTGTGGTGATCAGCGTGCCGTCCACGCCGACGATCTGAACCGTCTTTGCCTGGTCCTCCGCCTTGAGCACACCTTGAAGCGTGGTGCCGCTTGCCAGACGCACGTTCAGGGGCTTCTCGGTCGAAATTGCGACCACTTCCCCCTGCTTGATCTTGATTTCACCCGCGAAATCCGTGTCGACCACCACCGTTGACCCGTCGATCGACTTCACTGTGCCAGTGATCCTCGCCCCGCTTTTCGTTTCCACCACATCCGCTTGAATCGAGCCTGCAGCCATCGCCGCAAGCGCAGCGGCCCCGAGGCCTTTGAGACAGTTTTGTCGGTTCATTCGAACATTGCGATATGCCCGTTGGGATCATTGTCAAACCACGCTTGTTACCGGAATGCAGATTTCTCCTTTCTGACACTTTGTCGTCGAGAGAGACTTGCCGCGAATTGGTCCAATGGCCATCCCTGAGGATTGCCACACTGCTCATGCCCCAGGATATCGAACGCCCCTCTCTTATTGTCGCAGACCACTGGAAAGACTACCAACTGGTCGATTGTGGCATGGGAATGAAGATGGAGCGCTGGGGTGCCTACACCCTTGTGCGGCCCGACCCACAGATCATTTGGCCTCGTATCGATGGCTCGCCCTGGGAGAAATGGGACGGGTTCTACCACCGCAGCGAAAAAGGAGGCGGGAGGTGGGAGTACAAACGCGCCCTGCCCGACCACTGGACGGTCCGCTATGGCAAACTGACGTTCAAGATACACCCCACCAGCTTCAAACACACCGGCCTGTTTCCTGAACAAGCTGTCAATTGGGACTGGTTCTCGGAGAGGATCCGTCGAGCCAAGGCTGCCGGGCGCGAGGTTTCGGTGCTGAATCTCTTCGGCTACACGGGAGCGGCCACTTGTGCCGCTGCAGCCGCGGGAGCCGCCGTGTGCCACGTCGACGCCGCGGAGGGCATGGTCAAGTGGTGCCGCGAGAATGCCGGGCTTTGCAACCTCGCCGACGCGCCCATCCGATTCATCGTGGACGACTGCCTTAAGTTTGTGCGTCGTGAGATCAAGCGGGGACGAAAGTACGATGGGATCATCATGGATCCGCCCACCTATGGTCGCGGCAGCACGGGCGAAATGTGGAAGCTTGAGGACCACCTGTGGCCGCTGCTCGAGGAATGCGGCCAACTGCTGTCAGATGCCCCGGTCTTCTTCCTTATCAACGCCTACACCGCGCGGCTCTCGCCCACGGTCGTGCTGAACCTGCTCCAGGCGCTTCTTGGCGAACGAGGCGGAACGTTCACTTGCGGAGAAGTCGGCCTTCCGGTCCAACGCGACGGCAAGGTGCTGCCTTGCGGCATATACGGGCGCTGGGAAGCCTGAGGTTTGTATCCATTTTTTCATGACACCTTTGACCCAAGCCTATTTCGAACGCTCCAAAGACCTGCTCGCCCGCGCGTGGGACGTGAATGCACCCGTGATCGCACGCGTCGCGCCGATCATCGGGGAGAGCATAGCGAAGGGCGGGGTCGTGCATACCTTCGGCAGCGGTCACAGCGAACTCATCTCCCGTGAGATCATTGGCCGCGCGGGAGGCCTTGTCTGCGTGACGGGGGTGATCGATCCCACGGCTGGGTTCATCGAGAACCTGCCCGGCTACGGGACCAAGCTGATCGAGCGTTACGACCGCCAGTACCAGCTGCTGCCTGGTGAAGTGATGATCGTCATCTCGAACTCCGGGAAGAACGGCTCCCCCATCGATGTGGCCCAGTACGCAAAAACGAAGGGCATGGTTGTCGTCGCCCTCACCTGCATGGCCATGTCACGGGTGACGCCCGCGCAACACTCCAGCGGAAAGCGGCTCTTCGAGGTGGCAGACCACGTGCTCGACAACGGTGGCGTCGCCGGCGACGCGATCGTCGAGCTCCAGCCTGCGTCAGACGGGCAGCAGGCCGTCAACGGTGGGCCCACATCAACGCTTATAGGCTGCTCGGTGCTCAACTGGCTCATGCTCGCAGCGATCGATTGGCTGAAAACGCAGGGCCATTCCCTGCCCATTCTCCGAAGCCAAAACCTTCCCGGCGCGATCGAGTACAACCGAGCACTTGGCCAGAAGTACAAGCACCGCCTGAGCAGGCAGCTCGCATAGACACCCGTTCAGAGGATCTTGGTCATGCCCGGAATTGTTCGTACAAGGGCGGCCGTGGCGAAACTCAGCGCCGTGGACACTAGCGCCGTGATCCCGAGGTTAAGCACAGGTCCATGGCTGGTGTTCTCCAATGCCATTGTCGCCAGCACCACCCAAAGCGGATGCACGACATACGCACCATAAGAGAGTGCGCAGATGCGATCGAGACCGGGATGCTGGCGATTGAAATGCGCCCTGAAGGTGAGGAGCAAAGCGACACTCACGGCAAAGCAGACGCACGCCTCCCACGCCGCCAAACCAAGCGCTTCAAGGTGCCATCCGCCAATGTACGGAGCGAGGGAACCGCCTTGGCTCACGATAAGAACGACTGGCAAAATGATCATCGGGAGAGCGAATGCGCCGATCAGCAAAAGGGGTAGGTTTTCCTTCCATGTAAGTCGTTCGATCCATCGGTATCGCGCCGCGAAAAGACCCAGGCCATACAAGCAGACGTAGAGGCCGAAATAGCCGAGTTGCAGCCCGAAAACGCTCTCCCCGATTGCATAGAACTGTCGGAGCGTGAATGCCAAAGCAGTGGCAAGGGGTATCAACCAAAGCGGTACCTGAATCGGGGAAAGGGTCCGTGAATCTCGGATCCTGAAAAGCAGTCGATGGAAGATCGCGACGGCACAGTCGAATATGAGCAAGGTCGCGACAAACCACATGTGGCCCGTCTCCGGTGCGCGTTGCCAGGACTCGAAAACGAACCCCGATGCGGTAAGCGCGGTTTCTCCTTTGTGCCGGAGGATAACCCAAACCAACAGCGGGTGCCCAAACCAGACGTACGCTGCCAGAGGTACACCCAGTCTGAGCAGCCTGTCTTTCACGAAACGGATGAATCCCTTCCGCGCCAACGATCCCGGCGTGAAATAAGCCGAGAGAAAGAAGAAGAGCGCCATGAAATAGGCCTGATTCACGGCAAGGGCGACGGTCAGCGCGGATCGCCACACGGAGTCCACCGGATTGGGCGAAAGATAAAACCACCCACCCAGCGCACCATAAGCAATCGCCACGTGGTGAAGGATGACCGAGATGCAGAGGAAGACCCGCAGGCGGTCGATAAAGAGCTGTCGTTCCATCAGACAGAGAATTCTACAAGAGAACCCGTGTACCCGCGAAAAGTCGCGCGACTCGAGAACTTCTTCATCCTTTCACCGCCCCGGCAGTGATGCCTGCGATGAGGTGTTTTTGAAGGAAGAGGTGCACGGCAAGCACTGGAAGCGTAGCCAGGATTATCCCGGCGAAAAGTGGCCCGTACTCATTCCGATATTGCGCCGTGATTGCCAGGTTCGCGAGGCCGAGGGGGAGCGTGCGCGTCGCTCCGTCGGCACCCCCGGCGGCCAGCATGAAGGCAAAGAAATACTCCTTCCAAATCGCGATGAACTGAAAGGTCGCCACTGTGATGAGGCCCGGCCGTGCGAGGGGAAGCATCACTCGCCAGAAGGCGCCCGCCTCGCTGCAACCATCGAGAACCGCGGCCTCGTGAAGTGAGGCGGGCAACGCCCGGAAGAAGCTCGTGAGGATAAACACCGCGAAGGGAAGGCCGTTCGCCGTGTACACCAGCACAAGCCCGGGCAGGGTGTTTAGCAGGCCAAGCGCACGCAGTTCGAAAAACAGGGGGACGAGGCTCAATTGCACCGGCAGCGTGAGGCCAACAAGAAAAAGCCCGTGCACTGCGCCCGTCCAACGCCGGGGAAAACGGGCAAGGACATAGGCGGCCATGGAGCCCAGGAAGACAATGAGGGCAACTGAAACGGTGGTAACGAGCACGCTGTTCAGGAAGTAGTCGCCGAAGCGCGCATCCGACCAGGCAGTGCGGTAGTTTTCGAAATCCACCCCGCGCGCATCCGGCAGGGCGAAGGGGTTCTCCGCGATTGCCTGTTCGTCCTTGAGAGACGAGTAAGCCACCCAGACCATAGGGTACACAACCCACGCCGCATAACCGAGCAGGGCACCGATGATCAGGGTGCCGGGAACGAGGGCTTTTCGCCTGCCGTTGGGATTCACGACGCTTCCTCCTTGTCAGCTCCCAACACGCGGCGCACCGCGAGCGAGCCCACAATCACCAGGGCGGCGAGCACCACGGCAATCGCCGTCGCGCGTCCCACCTGGTACTCCTTGAAGAGCGTGGAAACCATCAACGTGCTGAGCACATGCGTGCCTCCTGTCGGCTCCTGCGAGGTCAGCAGCCACACCATCTCGAACGTGTTCAAGCCGGCCACTACGATGAATACCGCCGAAACTGCGATGATGTCCCAAATCAAAGGCAGGGTGATGACGAAGAACTGGCGGACGGGCGACGCACCGTCGATCTGGGCCGCCTCGTAGAGCTCCGGGTCGATCCGTTGCATCGCAGCGAGGTAGAGCACCAGGTTGAAGCCGCAGGCCATCCACAGGTAAATGGGCACGAGCGTCCAATAGAGCCGGTCGGCACCCAGCCAGGCATAACCGGAGAAGGAAAGCAGCCACTCAGAGCCCAGAAATGCACCAAGCTTCACCAAGGCTGCGTTCACCAAGCCGCTGTGCGGGTCAAAGGCATTCATCCAAAGCAGAGCGGCGGCCGTCCCTCCCAGAAGGTTTGGGAAAAGAAAGACCGCTCGGAAGAAACCGGCACCGAACACACCCCGATGCAGCAGGGCCGCGAAAAAGAGCGCCGTCGGCACCACAAGCAAGGTAGGCACGCACATGAGGAAGAGGTTGTTCCTAAGCGCGGTCCAGAAAACGTCACTTTCGAGGAGGAGTACCTTGTAGTTTGCCAGCCCAACCCAGCGCATCTCCCCCACCCCGTTCCAGCCCATGAGCGAGCTCACAAGCGCAACCATACCCGGCACCAGGACGAACGCGGCGAAGAAAGCGAGCGGCAGCCCCACAAACACCAGCGTGGCCCCCCGGGATAGCGGCAGGGCACCCTTCTCAACCATGCCCCGCGCTCCACCGCGTTTCCTGAACGCGACGACGACCATGCCGAGCAACGAGAGGCCGAGCAGGCCGGCAGCGAGGCCGTGCCTTACCTCAACTGTATTTGGATTTCCAATACGCCTGCTTTCCGCCTCCGCGGTGGCCCCGACGCGGCGCGCGAACTCGCCGGGGGTGATCCGGCCCTGAAGCAACTCATGGCGGGC is part of the Opitutaceae bacterium genome and harbors:
- a CDS encoding nucleoside 2-deoxyribosyltransferase, producing the protein MKTKKKSYSVYFASELFSMKHLIGNAYLAEAIYERSHGKFLCVLPQNLEQRGNTAKSIRDQDLRALLECDLGLFNYDGTELDSGTVVEFMFAKFADIPSVILRSDFRHGGDQRGDPWNLMSSFYPRTTTVVIDSLGLYKGQMKKRRRPIGDEVVRLASLQSSADAQAMADTIAVACVRALERVLVTRPVMPKHLQEDVYQWLPLACGLRGKQKDLRRDFERILGRKVGRDLL
- a CDS encoding carbohydrate ABC transporter permease, which produces MNPNGRRKALVPGTLIIGALLGYAAWVVYPMVWVAYSSLKDEQAIAENPFALPDARGVDFENYRTAWSDARFGDYFLNSVLVTTVSVALIVFLGSMAAYVLARFPRRWTGAVHGLFLVGLTLPVQLSLVPLFFELRALGLLNTLPGLVLVYTANGLPFAVFILTSFFRALPASLHEAAVLDGCSEAGAFWRVMLPLARPGLITVATFQFIAIWKEYFFAFMLAAGGADGATRTLPLGLANLAITAQYRNEYGPLFAGIILATLPVLAVHLFLQKHLIAGITAGAVKG
- a CDS encoding gluconokinase, GntK/IdnK-type encodes the protein MPYVPGLRSPYAMVGQLVYLGRMLDKIRLQSAGKLPPEYQANYGEAKPLVFDARCCRFLGVRHEHLVSLTAHGAVDEDILREVERVSGPKDADACMFWNRFITKIGWRDDRSEVLATRVRESRLEGRGIETFFDLIEADEGRDPHGSKPWLAKPIHTLVIMGVAGSGKSTLGTALARVLGWDFAEGDSFHPVENVEKLSRGVPLTDEDRLPWLQALKARLDLQASSGRRTVLACSALRQSYRDLLAPDLGFTRFIHLQAREEVLARRLQDRTDHFMPPSLLPSQLATLEPPQSALRVDSSLPVADLCAFIRDRLGL
- a CDS encoding acyltransferase, yielding MERQLFIDRLRVFLCISVILHHVAIAYGALGGWFYLSPNPVDSVWRSALTVALAVNQAYFMALFFFLSAYFTPGSLARKGFIRFVKDRLLRLGVPLAAYVWFGHPLLVWVILRHKGETALTASGFVFESWQRAPETGHMWFVATLLIFDCAVAIFHRLLFRIRDSRTLSPIQVPLWLIPLATALAFTLRQFYAIGESVFGLQLGYFGLYVCLYGLGLFAARYRWIERLTWKENLPLLLIGAFALPMIILPVVLIVSQGGSLAPYIGGWHLEALGLAAWEACVCFAVSVALLLTFRAHFNRQHPGLDRICALSYGAYVVHPLWVVLATMALENTSHGPVLNLGITALVSTALSFATAALVRTIPGMTKIL
- a CDS encoding DUF481 domain-containing protein — its product is MNRQNCLKGLGAAALAAMAAGSIQADVVETKSGARITGTVKSIDGSTVVVDTDFAGEIKIKQGEVVAISTEKPLNVRLASGTTLQGVLKAEDQAKTVQIVGVDGTLITTVDKVAATWSPGGKDPAVAALERTWAYEAAVDISGKSGNREQLGTALSFRATLATSQDTLQFYSAYDRQVVDGTKSADQFKVGVDYQNNFSGKYSWYARNEGGFDRVKDIELFNVAAAGFGYDFIKKPKQTLTLRAGLAFRYEGYKTPGSDNLKSAGLDFGLNHKLTFDFGTLVNRLSYVPTFEDFANYRATHESFLELPLAAADWKIRLGLSNDYNSKPTTGVEKLDTTYFTRLVLNWK
- a CDS encoding class I SAM-dependent methyltransferase, which produces MPQDIERPSLIVADHWKDYQLVDCGMGMKMERWGAYTLVRPDPQIIWPRIDGSPWEKWDGFYHRSEKGGGRWEYKRALPDHWTVRYGKLTFKIHPTSFKHTGLFPEQAVNWDWFSERIRRAKAAGREVSVLNLFGYTGAATCAAAAAGAAVCHVDAAEGMVKWCRENAGLCNLADAPIRFIVDDCLKFVRREIKRGRKYDGIIMDPPTYGRGSTGEMWKLEDHLWPLLEECGQLLSDAPVFFLINAYTARLSPTVVLNLLQALLGERGGTFTCGEVGLPVQRDGKVLPCGIYGRWEA
- a CDS encoding DUF3016 domain-containing protein; this encodes MKTKIALLAALVAALLPQVRAESSNAANGPVNVVFQEPEKFTDVKTSSMGSDRDRDAILEEVKSFIEQTASKRVPAGHVLTITVRDLDMAGDFEPWRFDARDVRIVKDLYPPRAKVSFRLTDASGAVVKEGDRNLSDMGFMQTISVDRNDELRFEKRLIGDWIEDEFAKVKKS
- a CDS encoding sugar isomerase domain-containing protein, with translation MTPLTQAYFERSKDLLARAWDVNAPVIARVAPIIGESIAKGGVVHTFGSGHSELISREIIGRAGGLVCVTGVIDPTAGFIENLPGYGTKLIERYDRQYQLLPGEVMIVISNSGKNGSPIDVAQYAKTKGMVVVALTCMAMSRVTPAQHSSGKRLFEVADHVLDNGGVAGDAIVELQPASDGQQAVNGGPTSTLIGCSVLNWLMLAAIDWLKTQGHSLPILRSQNLPGAIEYNRALGQKYKHRLSRQLA
- a CDS encoding penicillin acylase family protein, with translation MATKRIIFIVLATAGAAATGWALWLRNSAKPWAFTQATVAGLSAPVEVVRDARGVPLLRAKSRLDAVRALGFAHAVDRLWQMDLNRRAGLGARAELLGAEFAERDQAARLLGLPEAIPTIWEGLPADQRARLEAYADGVNAGIQALGGRSAFHRALGAEMRPWQPQDALLVALGHFVDLQPTLWTRDERLGALRDRLGLEWAAFFSNPFGTLELPGPKILSLGKSGSDEDSLPVPLAEEAAEWIRQERRTHPVDGLLSEITQGNASFLETSWTGPLAAPSPFYAATLEFFANDGSQQRVTGLSWPGLPLLVIGTNGKVAWGVIPLNADTTDLILLPRSDIDPEVLYVQGKDILKLESSTQKIRVRGEDPRELTVLRSQWGAVVGRGEKKQYLAVRSTATQPGAINLALAELELSTDTHAAAAIAESSALKPMRLALADVQGNTVQTAIGRVPERVGYDGQMPVYFAYGDRRWEKLVPAQPYSTLGASGAMCSVGGEPFSQWQDLFAQVIQGAAPRGREKEWEELRSLQQSNHGAYLLAEAFGRHARARILAPILRSLPRRYENFEYGPLPVDEAALRIVRDKPAHLLDPRYESWEAVLVNAAIDTLADLSLIDKALDRKRVLSLTKGIPFWASWPFAGAAAPLPPKAHIGVFPDGGFVGESVRALAGPSGALRLSLPGGPAEHPASAHHASWHAAWADSVLLESEPAADAQDAVLLQP